The following coding sequences lie in one Anomaloglossus baeobatrachus isolate aAnoBae1 chromosome 7, aAnoBae1.hap1, whole genome shotgun sequence genomic window:
- the GPER1 gene encoding G-protein coupled estrogen receptor 1: protein MDVYYKAKPSITCNFSLLELNESYYCNENLTSGGLLDINRHYFIGLLLSCLYTVLLFPIGFIGNIMILVVNIRFREKMTIPDLYFINLAAADLILVADSLIEVFNLNEKYYDITILCTFMSLFLQINMYSSIFFLTWMSFDRYIALTKVLKSNIFRTKEHARLSCGLIWMASISATLLPFTAVQVQHTEDRHFCFADVKEIQWLEITLGFIIPFVIIGLCYSLIIRVLVKAHKHRNLRPRRQKALRMIVVVVLVFFICWLPENVFISIGLLQATDRQQDNESFRHSHPLTGHIVNLAAFSNSCLNPLIYSFLGETFRDKLRLYIKDKRRMSALNRFCQASLKSVIPDSMEQSEGKYNSGV, encoded by the coding sequence ATGGATGTATACTACAAGGCAAAGCCATCAATTACTTGCAACTTCTCATTACTGGAGCTAAATGAATCATATTATTGCAATGAAAACTTGACCAGCGGTGGCCTTCTGGACATCAACCGGCATTATTTCATTGGGCTCCTCTTATCTTGCCTGTACACAGTTCTTCTTTTCCCTATAGGATTCATTGGAAACATCATGATTTTGGTCGTAAACATCCGTTTCCGAGAAAAGATGACCATCCCGGACTTGTATTTCATCAACTTGGCCGCCGCCGACCTCATCCTGGTGGCGGACTCCCTAATTGAAGTCTTCAATCTCAACGAGAAATATTATGATATCACCATACTTTGCACCTTCATGTCGCTTTTTCTACAGATCAATATGTACAGCAGCATATTCTTTCTTACGTGGATGAGTTTCGACCGATATATTGCACTGACCAAAGTGTTGAAATCCAATATTTTTCGAACTAAAGAGCATGCGCGATTGAGCTGCGGACTGATCTGGATGGCCTCCATATCGGCCACATTGCTGCCCTTCACCGCGGTCCAGGTGCAGCACACGGAGGACCGTCACTTCTGCTTCGCGGATGTCAAAGAGATCCAATGGTTGGAAATTACGCTGGGGTTTATCATTCCTTTTGTGATTATTGGTCTCTGCTATTCCTTGATTATTCGGGTGTTGGTCAAGGCACACAAGCACCGAAACCTGCGGCCAAGGAGGCAAAAGGCGTTGAGGATGATTGTGGTGGTCGTCTTGGTATTTTTCATCTGCTGGCTACCGGAAAACGTATTTATTAGTATTGGACTATTGCAAGCCACGGATCGTCAGCAAGACAATGAGTCATTCAGGCACAGTCACCCTCTTACAGGACACATTGTCAATCTTGCAGCTTTTTCTAATAGCTGCCTAAACCCCCTGATTTACAGCTTTCTGGGCGAAACATTCCGGGACAAGCTACGACTGTACATCAAGGACAAGAGGCGCATGTCTGCGCTCAACAGGTTCTGCCAAGCATCGCTTAAGTCCGTCATTCCGGACAGCATGGAACAGTCTGAAGGCAAATATAACAGTGGGGTGTAA